The proteins below come from a single Argentina anserina chromosome 1, drPotAnse1.1, whole genome shotgun sequence genomic window:
- the LOC126793287 gene encoding ribosomal RNA small subunit methyltransferase, mitochondrial: MLRISSSVSRLIPKQHFLRLIHARSRNRGYSGEEDHDFDKARRREANRDDYFQLYKSKGQHLLTNQRILDSIVRRSDIKPTDTVLEIGPGTGNLTLKLLEAANRVVAFEIDKRMVEVLHKRVAERGVGGRLTVVCKDALKVKFPEFDLVVANIPYGISSPLVAKLVYGERQFRSATLLLQKEFARRLLAKPGESEFNRLAVNVSMVADVDFVMDVSKREFVLCPKVDSSVVIIRPKAEVPDVNLDEWCAFTKACFGKKNKTLGATFRQKKKVVELLRLSEMTNSNAETGNYIASNCVGDEEESDEEEECSSACLEIGGASSFKEKLMGVLKSADFESKRPSKLSNDELLQLLALFNQAGIYFRDRSMSRSSVIESFD; encoded by the exons ATGCTTCGAATCTCAAGCTCGGTTTCTAGACTCATCCCCAAGCAACATTTTCTTCGTTTGATTCACGCTAGGTCAAGAAATCGCGGCTATTCTGGTGAGGAAGATCATGATTTCGATAAGGCTCGGAGAAGAGAGGCAAACAGAGATGACTATTTTCAATTGTACAAGAGTAAGGGCCAGCATCTTTTGACTAATCAACGCATTCTCGACAGCATTGTTCGGAGATCAGATATTAAACCCACTGATACTGTCCTGGAGATCGGCCCCGGCACCGGAAATCTGACCCTGAAGCTTCTGGAAGCTGCGAACAGGGTTGTTGCGTTTGAGATTGACAAGCGGATGGTGGAGGTTCTTCACAAACGCGTTGCGGAGCGCGGTGTTGGAGGTCGGCTCACT GTTGTGTGCAAAGATGCATTGAAGGTGAAGTTTCCGGAATTTGATCTTGTTGTGGCTAATATTCCGTATGGGATATCTTCTCCTCTTGTGGCGAAATTGGTGTATGGGGAAAGGCAGTTTCGTAGCGCTACTCTGCTGTTGCAGAAGGAGTTTGCGAGGAGATTGTTGGCTAAGCCTGGTGAGTCAGAGTTCAACCGCTTGGCTGTGAACGTGAGCATGGTAGCGGATGTGGACTTTGTCATGGATGTGAGCAAGAGGGAGTTTGTTCTTTGTCCGAAAGTAGATTCGTCTGTGGTGATTATTCGTCCGAAAGCTGAAGTGCCGGATGTTAATCTGGATGAATGGTGCGCTTTTACGAAAGCTTGTTTTGGTAAGAAGAACAAGACACTTGGGGCGACGTTCAGGCAAAAGAAGAAGGTGGTGGAGCTACTAAGGTTGTCCGAAATGACTAATTCAAATGCGGAAACTGGAAATTATATTGCTAGCAATTGCGTtggtgatgaagaagaaagcgATGAAGAAGAGGAGTGTTCATCTGCTTGCTTGGAAATTGGAGGAGCTAGTTCTTTCAAGGAGAAGCTAATGGGGGTCCTAAAATCAGCTGATTTTGAAAGCAAGAGGCCTTCCAAGCTGTCAAATGATGAGTTACTTCAGCTACTTGCACTGTTCAATCAAGCCGGAATATATTTTCGTGATCGGTCCATGAGTAGAAGCTCAGTGATTGAATCATTTGACTGA